DNA sequence from the Pogona vitticeps strain Pit_001003342236 chromosome 11, PviZW2.1, whole genome shotgun sequence genome:
TCATGATGGGAGGTGTGGCCATATTTCTCAAGACACCATGTACACTGTAGTAAAAAAAGTTAAtttgaaatacaaaaacaaaaagaggaagggTTTGGCGCTTGGTGCGAGGAGGGTGGTGCCATCTCTACGAGGACTTGATGCACTCCTTCTCCTGCTCAatggctgaaagaaagaaagagagaaagggaaaccaTCAGGGCCCATGGCTGGCCAGAGGGGAGGTCTGCAGTCCCTGGAATAGCCGAGTGTGCTTTGCTCTGTCTGCCAACTCCTCCAGCCTGAATCTCACCTTGCTCAAGGTGGCTCTGAGCCTCTGCTAGGCTGGCCGGGCTGCCAGTACATGACCCACCTGAGGTCACCCAGGGTGTTTCGTGGCCAAGGAGGGACCTGAACACAAGCCTCCCAAGTCCCACTTTAACCACTATGGCCCCCAACCCCAGGGAAGCATCCAACCAAGGACGAGGGACTGTGTGTAGCAGGTAAGGCAGGAGATACTTTTTAGCCACACCCCACGAGAGGTGTTGAGCAGAACGCAGCCCTCCTTCCTGCCCTGTTCTGGGCCACAGACCTGGTTCCTGCCAGCTTCTCCACACCTTTTCCACAGGCGTGACACCAAGCAGACCCAGACTGCCTTGGAAGGTAGGCGAGACGGCTGCCGCCTTAGCCAAACAAACCGTGAAGCAGTGCAAGCACTGCAGCACCCTTGGCCCCGATGGGAGCCTCAGGCCCGCCCAGAGACCCAGGCCACACCCTTCCCCACGCCTGCCAGAGTCGCTGCGGGAATGCCAGCCAACTTCAGGCACAGACCAGCCGTGCCTTGAGCAAACCGATGGCCCGGCCAGCCTTCTGCTGGGGCTCCAGGAAGCCCAAACACCCTCCAGTCTCCCTGCTTTTAAAGCCGACACCTGAACATCTCTCACCTGCTGCTCAAACTGTCCAGCTGAACATGGAAGAGAAAGCCAGCAAGGAACAGCAGCAGaccctttctctgccccccccgtGGCCGAATGGGGCGTTTGCTCCTGGGCCCCGGGAGGCACCACCGCACCTGCTTTCTTCAGGGGCCCCCTCTCACACCCTGGCTGGACTTTGGGCAGgctactctctctctttctctctctctcctcccccccccccccagcagccttCCGAGGGGCACCTGGAAGACAGGCCGCCACTTCTGTTCACCCGGCTGGGGGCCCCACCCCAGACACTCACTCTCCTTCGAAGGCAGCGTGTTCTTCTCTTCCGTATTGGTTTTTTTCAGCTTCTTCTTGTCGAACTTCTCCACTTCGGAGAGATCAGGTTTGTCACACATCTTGGCCACGGAAAGACACGCGATCGCACCACGGACTGCAAGAAGCCAGAGAGTCCCGCGTCAGgcgcgcggggaggggggtggtCTGGTGGGCAGAGCTCAGCTGAAGGGGCCGGCGGGGGCACCGCGCGCTTGGAAGCCCGGACGGAAAGCAAAAGCCCCGACGACTAGAAAGAAGCACATCTGAACAAGGAAGAAAGGGCGGCGGAGgcggcacacatacacacacatccgCCGAGGGGAACAGAAACCCAGGATCACCACCAGGTTGGGGCCAGGCAGGTGGTAAAGAAAGAACAAGACCcctgccccgccccgccccggtAGGCGGGAGGGGGGACAGGCTGCCGAGAACCtcccctgccttccctccttTGTCAGCCCCAGCGCTAAACTCACGCCCAGGCCCCGCGCCTCACCCTAACCCTGCCCTGCATCCCCAGGGGAAGCAAGCAGCCCCAGCCCTGCCGGCCCCCTTTCGAGCCGCGCCGTCAAGAGGGCCGACCCTCGCCGCCAGCGAGCTCTGCCCGAGTTCGGGCCTCCCCTCCGCACCACTGAGCGCCACGCCCCGCAAGACAAAGGAGCCGGAGAAAGGAAGAAGCGCAGCACGCGACCCCCTCCCCGAGCAGACCCTCGCCTGACCCTCCCTTCAGGGTGTCCCAGGCGCGGCCAAGCCCCTGTCCTGCGCCCTGTCCGCGGACGCAAAGggagagcagaaggaggaagagaaggaggcggccgccgccgccgccgccgccgcccacctGCCTCTCCTCCCTACCTGCACACCCTCGACAGCTCCGGCTCCTCGGCTGCGCACGCTCTGGAGCCAGCGTGTCGGGGCAGCCCTTTATAGCGCCTGGCCCAGACACGCGGCACGCCGGGAAGTGTAGTTTCTTCGTCCTTCCTGGCCAGGCTGTGGCCACCGCGCAGGAGGAAACTACGCGCCCTCAAGGAAGGCGGAGATGGAAAGCGAGGCGGAGCGCGCGACTGGGCTGGGCCGGGCCCGCCCgacgggcagggcagggcagggcaagagAGGAGAGCGAAGCGCTTGACAGTCCAGGaggctgcccgcccgcccgcccgcccgccctcgtGCAAACCTTGGGACCCCTCCCCCACCCCGACGGCCGACGCCTTCCCTAGCGGAGGCGCGCACCGGCGCCTCAGGTCGCACCTTTGCCACTGACCGCCTACTGCGGACGGGGCCCCGCGGCCGGCCGGCCGCCCCTCCCGGTGGTACCCCCTCTGGCGCGGCCGACCGTGGCCACAGCGCCACGCTTCGCCTTCCAGAAAGTCCCCCTGGCCGCATGGCACAAGACGCGCCCCCCGTGGGTCGTACTGGCCCGCCCGGAGAGGCCGCACGGCGGAGTTTCCGCGGAACGGTCTCGAGACTGGCTGGGCGAGGAGGCGCGCTGCCTCGACaacgggtcccccccccccccgaagccccTGGAGGAAGCCTTCCAAGGGAGCGCGGCGTCGGCGACCCTCTCCTAGCAGCCTTGCGACGGAATGCCCGCCCTTCCCGGGCAGCCCTGGCTTGCGAAGGGTCGCCCTGAGCCCCTCGGAGGAAGGCCAGCCGGTTCCCCGCATTCCTGGCCGGGGTGGGCCCCAGCGGCGTACAAGGAAGCCCCGGCTGGCTCGGCCAGGGAGGCAACAACCGGGAGAGGCCCCCGCTTCGCCTCAGACCCGCCGCGCTCCCGTTGCCGATCGAGAGCCGGAGCTCGGGGTTGTTTTCCCTCTATCCGCGGGCGCAGACCTCCTCACCTGGGACACGCAACGCCTCCCGCCCCCTCGACGTCTTTTGCGGCTCCCACCAAGCCCGGCTCCCGACGCGCGGTCTCCTTGCCGGCTCTGCCGCTGCTTCGAGCGCCCCCCAGCGATGAAGTGTGTGCGTTCTCCTTGGCTTTTCCCCCTCTATAAATGACAGCTAACTAAACTAAGGAAAAAAGTGCCTACACACCGTTAGTTAATTCATCAAAGCACTCAATATTGTTGATTCTGTTTTCATTTACTGCTTCAGTCCATGGCACTAACAAAGcagggttggttgttgtgggtttttcgggctctttggccgtgttctgaaggttgttcttcctgacgtttcaccagtctttgtggccatgggcatcttcagaggaaagcaggGTGGCTaattaaaaaaccctggaaaaaaatAGTCTATGCCCTGCAAAGGTACAATTCAGTATGGATGCTAAAATTCTGTAATTACAGCCCAATGCTTCCTAAGGAACAAAGAGAAGCTCAGCTGAGGAATCAAACTAAGGAAACACTTGTTGCTCAATTTTTATTTGCAGTCTAGTGCATCTTTAAACTCAGACAGGCAAAGGGGTGGGGAATCAGTGGGACTCCATCCTAGTAAGTTCAGGAAGGCAGGTTAAATAAAACCTGGCTCTACATAATGCAGTGCAAGCAAGAGCGACCATCCTGCTTTGAGTCCATTCACCCAACCAGGGTACACCCCCCGCCCCTGAATAAAAACCCTTCCCCTTtcacacagagtgctgtcctcccaCCTGAGATGTGAGCTGCATGAGGAAAGAGGGTGGAGGCCTCCCCATTTCCCCATTGACCCTCTCCCCTGATACATTTCCCTCTTCTGCATTGTCCAGCACTGGAGGGCAGCGTCCCAGGTGGCAGCTCCCTTCCCCCAACTCATGGGCTGTGacccaagggagggagggggtgaccCTCCTAGCTCATGGTGGCCTGAAGCAGAAAGTCATGGACCGCGGTGGTGAGCCCCCAGCTGAGGCCTGAGCGCAGAATGAGCAAGGAGCCCCCCCGGTAGAGGAGCGTGGCCCTCCCCTCTCGTGTCTGCCAGACAGCAGCCACCACTGCCCAGAAAGGGAGGGTTTCCTGCCTCCCCACCTGAGCCTGCATGTTGGCAATGAGGACTCCAAGAGGGTAGAGCATCAGGCAGATGGCCGTGCCATTCACACTGCCTGAGATGAGGGCAGGGAGCCAGCTGGGCAGGCCCTTCTTGGACAGGCGGTCACGGAGGGGATCCTTGAAGGAGAAGTACAGGGCGCTCCCCAGGCCGTTCCGGAGCAGGACGAGGCCAAGCCCTCGGTAGTAGCCCAGGGCAAGTCTTTCCTTCACCGGATAGGAGTTGAATTCCCTCAAGATGCTCTGAGTTGTTGGGAACCGCTGGACCTTCCTCCCATCCTGCAGCACATTCTGGACCCGCTCAAAG
Encoded proteins:
- the SLC25A53 gene encoding solute carrier family 25 member 53, with the protein product MSSRNSEKEREEVEEKQRKSRLSRSYRVGAASSFFATLATFPIYKTIFRQQLHASSIMQAVQQLHQEGLRHFYRGLFPPLLAKTLQGTVMFGTYESFLCTLSSQASGRYSLEDRAIAGLLSGFSEALVLSPFERVQNVLQDGRKVQRFPTTQSILREFNSYPVKERLALGYYRGLGLVLLRNGLGSALYFSFKDPLRDRLSKKGLPSWLPALISGSVNGTAICLMLYPLGVLIANMQAQVGRQETLPFWAVVAAVWQTREGRATLLYRGGSLLILRSGLSWGLTTAVHDFLLQATMS
- the LOC110080219 gene encoding thymosin beta-15A homolog codes for the protein MCDKPDLSEVEKFDKKKLKKTNTEEKNTLPSKETIEQEKECIKSS